The following are encoded in a window of Legionella geestiana genomic DNA:
- the dctA gene encoding C4-dicarboxylate transporter DctA, whose translation MKLLRSFYFWIFAAFIGGCLLGWLNPVAGASMEPLATGFVKLIKLFVGPVVFLTVVTGIAQTGSLKKLGALGLRAFIYFEVISTLALGMGWMAAHVLQPGAGVHAHLELLDAGPVSQFIASSEKLSTVDFLKHIIPASIVEPFASGDMLQILFLAILFGASLLAVGERVARPLCDMLERLTSAVFVMVRMVLMTAPLGIFGAMAFTVGQFGSALLLPLAGLIGVFYLTAFVFVAGVLGTVARCSGFSLGRFLRYILPELWLVLGTSSSEAALPQLIQKLEALGCERETVGVIVPMGYSFNLDGTNIYITLAALFIAQALGISLNATQQIALLATAMLTSKGAAGVTGAGFVTLAATLAVVPGIPAVGIVLVLGIDRFMSDVRALVNYIGNGVATLAISRYQGEVSAHDLQCALSGYALERPAAATD comes from the coding sequence ATGAAGCTGCTGCGCTCTTTTTATTTTTGGATCTTTGCCGCGTTTATCGGCGGATGTCTGCTCGGCTGGCTTAATCCGGTCGCGGGGGCTTCGATGGAGCCGCTGGCGACAGGCTTTGTCAAGCTTATAAAGCTCTTTGTGGGTCCAGTTGTTTTTCTGACGGTCGTCACGGGCATTGCACAAACAGGTTCTTTGAAAAAACTGGGAGCGCTTGGACTGCGCGCATTCATCTATTTTGAGGTTATTTCTACGCTGGCACTTGGCATGGGCTGGATGGCCGCGCATGTTTTGCAGCCCGGAGCTGGTGTGCATGCGCATCTTGAGCTCCTCGATGCTGGACCTGTATCGCAGTTTATTGCGAGCAGTGAAAAACTTTCTACTGTTGATTTTCTGAAACACATTATTCCTGCCAGTATCGTGGAACCCTTCGCCAGTGGCGACATGCTCCAGATTCTTTTTCTCGCCATCCTTTTTGGCGCCTCGCTGCTGGCGGTAGGTGAGCGCGTGGCGAGGCCGCTTTGCGACATGCTGGAGCGGCTGACAAGTGCGGTATTTGTAATGGTCCGCATGGTACTGATGACTGCACCGCTCGGAATTTTTGGGGCTATGGCATTTACCGTGGGTCAGTTTGGCAGTGCGCTGCTGCTGCCGCTTGCGGGGCTGATTGGCGTGTTTTACCTCACGGCGTTTGTTTTTGTGGCGGGAGTGCTTGGGACTGTCGCTCGTTGCAGCGGGTTTTCCCTTGGACGCTTCCTGCGCTACATCCTGCCGGAACTCTGGCTGGTGCTTGGAACCTCTTCGAGTGAAGCGGCTCTCCCCCAGCTCATTCAGAAACTTGAAGCGCTCGGTTGTGAACGGGAAACCGTGGGCGTGATTGTTCCCATGGGATATTCGTTTAACCTCGATGGCACCAATATTTACATTACGCTGGCGGCCTTGTTCATTGCGCAGGCGCTCGGTATTTCATTGAATGCGACGCAGCAAATTGCATTACTTGCAACCGCCATGCTGACGAGCAAGGGGGCGGCAGGCGTAACCGGCGCAGGCTTTGTAACCCTGGCCGCGACTCTCGCGGTAGTGCCAGGCATTCCCGCAGTGGGCATAGTACTGGTACTCGGTATTGACCGATTTATGAGTGATGTACGCGCACTGGTCAATTACATTGGCAATGGTGTCGCAACCCTTGCCATTAGTCGGTACCAGGGAGAAGTCAGTGCGCACGACCTTCAGTGCGCACTGTCAGGGTATGCCCTCGAGCGTCCGGCAGCCGCTACGGATTAA
- the dut gene encoding dUTP diphosphatase, whose translation MQYPIQLKILDPRAGSQFPLPEYATDGSAGLDLRACMDAPLQIAPGETVLIGTGLAIYIENPELAAVILPRSGLGHKHGIVLGNLVGLIDADYQGELKISCWNRGQDCFTVNPGERIAQLVFVPVARVQFREVSEFAPSARGEGGFGSSGRQ comes from the coding sequence ATGCAATACCCGATACAGCTGAAAATCCTTGACCCGCGTGCGGGCAGCCAGTTTCCATTACCGGAATATGCAACTGACGGTTCGGCAGGCCTTGACCTGCGTGCCTGTATGGATGCTCCTTTACAAATCGCACCTGGTGAAACCGTGCTGATTGGTACAGGGCTTGCCATTTATATCGAAAACCCGGAACTCGCTGCGGTTATTCTGCCGCGCTCAGGTCTTGGTCACAAACATGGCATCGTTCTTGGTAACCTCGTGGGCCTGATTGATGCCGACTACCAGGGTGAACTTAAAATTTCCTGCTGGAACCGTGGTCAGGACTGCTTTACCGTTAACCCCGGCGAGCGCATTGCGCAACTGGTCTTTGTGCCGGTAGCACGTGTACAATTTCGTGAGGTCAGCGAATTTGCTCCAAGTGCACGCGGTGAAGGTGGATTTGGCAGTTCGGGGAGACAATAG
- a CDS encoding tetratricopeptide repeat protein encodes MTRQSRLDAARKALQNHQPIEAKAELEPHLAECPNDADALHLLGLAHAGSGMMKESVDALERAVALAPEDAVIQKHLGNALFHSSRPQEAFACYQKAIALAPTDAFAHHNLATLLAKTGDTDGALRHYAEALALHPGFINAHYNLGLLFLKKADSHSALIQFANVLALAPEHTEARFHHAVLLLNENTVDAAEKDFLQVLDSHPEHVLALTNLGVIALKRDEGQHAIAYFTKALALDNSLTEARSNLAATFMQYDRFENALTHYDILLQETPDNLEYLYNAAVARMTLGFLKEASDHLLILLQKAPAHAPALVNLAAIRIRQGLREEAMALLEKALALNPQDDACRHMLQALTGNSEAADTNPAYITQLFDNYALYYDRHMQETLHYVLPETIGAMMETHLLHRAENAVDLGAGTGLLAPFLRPLCTHLTGVDLSPKMLKRAKERGLYDALEKAELVDFFKQTDRHFDLITAAEVLPYIGSLQTLFAEISAHMHPGGLFIFSIEPSESEDLFHLQQNARFAHHPSKLQALLKSLSFEIMEEKRVQARTQDNKPLELLLIAARKLP; translated from the coding sequence ATGACACGCCAGAGCAGACTGGATGCAGCCCGCAAAGCCCTGCAAAACCATCAGCCGATTGAGGCCAAAGCCGAACTGGAACCTCACCTTGCTGAATGCCCCAATGACGCCGATGCGCTGCACCTTCTAGGGCTTGCGCATGCAGGCAGTGGCATGATGAAAGAATCTGTTGACGCACTCGAGCGCGCAGTAGCACTTGCACCGGAAGATGCCGTGATTCAAAAGCATCTTGGTAATGCGCTTTTTCACAGCTCACGGCCGCAGGAGGCCTTTGCCTGTTATCAAAAAGCCATCGCCCTTGCACCTACAGATGCTTTTGCACATCACAATCTGGCCACGCTGCTTGCAAAAACAGGTGATACAGATGGCGCGTTGCGCCATTATGCCGAGGCTCTGGCATTGCATCCTGGATTTATCAATGCCCATTACAACCTTGGCCTGCTTTTCCTGAAAAAGGCTGACAGCCATTCAGCACTTATCCAGTTTGCCAATGTGCTCGCACTTGCGCCGGAACACACCGAGGCGCGCTTTCACCACGCCGTTCTTTTACTGAATGAAAACACGGTAGATGCAGCAGAAAAGGATTTTTTACAGGTTTTAGACAGCCATCCTGAACACGTACTGGCACTGACCAACCTTGGCGTAATCGCCCTGAAACGCGATGAAGGGCAGCATGCCATCGCGTATTTCACCAAGGCTCTCGCGCTCGACAACAGCCTCACTGAAGCGCGCAGTAACCTTGCTGCTACTTTCATGCAGTATGACCGCTTTGAAAACGCGCTGACGCATTATGACATTCTGCTTCAGGAAACCCCCGATAATCTTGAATACCTGTATAATGCTGCCGTTGCGCGCATGACGCTTGGTTTTCTGAAAGAGGCCAGCGATCATTTGCTTATCCTGTTACAAAAGGCACCCGCGCATGCACCGGCTTTGGTCAACCTGGCGGCTATCCGTATCCGACAGGGACTGCGTGAAGAAGCCATGGCACTCCTCGAAAAAGCACTTGCACTGAATCCTCAGGATGACGCCTGCCGGCACATGCTGCAGGCACTCACCGGCAACAGTGAAGCCGCTGACACCAATCCTGCTTACATCACTCAACTCTTTGACAACTACGCGCTCTACTATGACCGACACATGCAGGAAACCCTTCACTATGTCCTGCCTGAAACCATTGGCGCCATGATGGAAACCCACCTTTTACATCGCGCAGAAAACGCTGTTGACCTTGGCGCAGGCACTGGACTTCTCGCCCCCTTCCTGCGGCCATTATGCACGCATTTAACCGGTGTCGACCTCTCACCCAAAATGTTGAAGCGCGCAAAGGAGCGCGGTCTGTATGATGCCCTTGAAAAAGCGGAACTGGTGGATTTTTTCAAGCAGACTGACAGGCACTTTGACCTCATCACTGCCGCAGAAGTACTGCCCTATATCGGCTCGCTGCAAACACTCTTTGCAGAAATCAGCGCGCACATGCATCCCGGTGGACTTTTTATTTTCAGCATTGAACCTTCAGAATCAGAAGACCTCTTTCATCTGCAGCAAAACGCGCGCTTTGCCCATCATCCATCAAAATTGCAGGCACTTCTTAAAAGCCTTTCATTTGAAATCATGGAAGAGAAACGCGTTCAGGCACGCACACAGGACAACAAGCCTCTGGAGCTTCTGCTGATAGCTGCACGCAAACTCCCCTGA
- a CDS encoding phosphomannomutase/phosphoglucomutase, with product MSHTRYHIRPVESSVFRAYDIRGIVGETLDENAYYSFGRALAMRLQSEVRDTTFLARDGRTTGPALCDALAAGLTEGGIHVVNLGAIPTPLLYFAASTRAIDSGLMVTGSHNPAGYNGLKMVLAGKAQAGEAIQELCALVNAGEFCSGQGKLSFDDIRADYNARILADVKLSRPLKVVVDAGNGIAGPIIPGLLRALGCEVIPLYCEVDGAFPNHHPDPTVESNLLDLRAAVLAHQADIGLAFDGDGDRLGVLDEKGRIIWPDRLLMCYAREILGRRSGARIVYDVKCSAHLGQVIEASGGVPVMCPTGHSLVKAVMKREAAALAGEMSGHIFFGDRWYGFDDALYSACRLLEIVSRSDKTLSEQFADIPDSINTPEIQIAISDAEKFAYMQRFCAEARFPGARTVTIDGLRVEYGDGWGLLRASNTTPCLVARFEADSAAAMERIQSAFREQMQRVSSGLQVPF from the coding sequence ATGAGCCATACCCGCTATCACATTCGTCCGGTCGAATCCTCTGTATTCAGAGCGTATGATATCCGCGGCATTGTCGGGGAGACGCTTGACGAGAATGCCTATTACAGCTTTGGACGGGCACTTGCCATGCGGTTGCAATCAGAAGTGCGCGATACGACGTTTCTGGCACGCGATGGACGCACAACGGGCCCCGCACTGTGTGATGCACTGGCAGCAGGGCTGACAGAAGGCGGTATTCACGTGGTGAACCTCGGTGCCATCCCAACGCCATTGCTTTATTTTGCTGCGAGTACGCGTGCGATTGACAGCGGTCTCATGGTTACCGGCAGCCATAACCCGGCGGGTTATAATGGCCTGAAAATGGTGCTTGCCGGCAAGGCGCAGGCAGGAGAGGCCATTCAGGAGCTTTGCGCATTGGTGAATGCCGGAGAATTCTGCAGCGGTCAAGGCAAGCTTTCTTTTGATGACATTCGCGCCGATTATAACGCGCGCATTCTTGCCGATGTTAAACTCTCCCGCCCGCTGAAAGTGGTGGTTGATGCCGGTAACGGAATAGCTGGCCCCATTATTCCGGGGCTTTTGCGTGCTTTAGGCTGTGAAGTGATTCCGCTCTATTGTGAGGTGGATGGCGCTTTTCCCAATCATCATCCCGACCCCACGGTAGAATCGAATCTCCTTGATTTACGGGCGGCAGTTCTTGCTCATCAGGCCGACATCGGGCTGGCTTTTGACGGCGATGGCGACCGGCTTGGCGTGCTTGATGAAAAAGGCCGCATTATCTGGCCCGATCGCCTTCTCATGTGTTATGCCCGCGAAATATTGGGACGTCGTTCAGGGGCGCGCATCGTCTATGATGTGAAATGTTCCGCCCATCTCGGGCAGGTGATTGAGGCGAGCGGTGGCGTCCCGGTGATGTGCCCGACCGGTCATTCGCTCGTGAAGGCGGTAATGAAGCGTGAAGCGGCAGCCCTTGCCGGTGAAATGAGCGGACACATTTTTTTTGGCGATCGCTGGTACGGTTTTGATGATGCACTCTACAGCGCCTGTAGACTTCTTGAAATCGTCAGTCGCTCTGATAAAACGCTCAGTGAACAGTTTGCTGATATCCCCGACAGCATTAATACGCCAGAAATCCAGATTGCCATTTCTGATGCTGAAAAATTCGCGTATATGCAGCGTTTTTGTGCCGAAGCCCGCTTCCCGGGCGCGCGTACGGTCACTATTGACGGGCTTCGGGTTGAGTATGGTGATGGCTGGGGGCTTTTGCGTGCGTCCAACACCACGCCATGCCTCGTGGCACGGTTTGAAGCAGATTCAGCAGCGGCCATGGAGCGGATACAGTCAGCGTTTCGCGAGCAGATGCAGCGGGTGAGCTCTGGCCTGCAGGTGCCTTTTTAG
- the coaBC gene encoding bifunctional phosphopantothenoylcysteine decarboxylase/phosphopantothenate--cysteine ligase CoaBC: MRDFQGKNILVGICGGIAACKSVLLVRELVKLGACVRVVLTPSAREFVTPLSLQALSGNPVHESLLDTEAERAMGHIALARWADAIVIAPATAHTMAKLAHGLADDLLATLCLVADVPLLLAPGMNHSMWQHPATRANRSLLQARGVRFVGPDSGSLACGEEGDGRMSEVDDILDALRLLSLGPVLKGQHVLITAGPTREALDPVRFVSNHSSGRMGYALARAARTAGAQVTLVSGSCSLQAPQGVDTVQVESAQQMLDAVMHHLYPGSLFIGCAAVADYQPRSVHAQKMPKSAEGSLTLEMHATPDIIASVAAVGRAACVVGFAAQTHDVLAYARKKRLAKGLDVIIANQVGEGMGFGAAGNAVTIIDNAREIALPHTHKTRLAGEIIAILATRLQNDALNLQGESHAIPDTAENP; the protein is encoded by the coding sequence ATGCGCGATTTCCAGGGTAAAAACATTCTCGTCGGCATTTGTGGCGGTATTGCTGCCTGCAAGTCGGTACTTCTGGTGCGCGAGCTTGTGAAGCTTGGGGCGTGTGTGCGCGTAGTGCTGACACCTTCTGCCCGCGAATTTGTAACGCCACTGAGCCTGCAGGCGCTTTCGGGTAATCCCGTGCATGAATCGCTGCTCGATACGGAAGCGGAGCGTGCCATGGGGCATATCGCGCTCGCACGCTGGGCCGATGCCATCGTTATCGCACCCGCAACGGCGCATACCATGGCGAAACTGGCGCACGGTCTTGCCGATGATTTGCTCGCGACCCTTTGCCTCGTGGCCGATGTACCATTGCTGCTTGCGCCTGGAATGAACCACAGCATGTGGCAACATCCCGCAACACGCGCTAACAGATCGCTCCTTCAAGCGCGGGGCGTGCGATTTGTGGGACCGGACTCTGGGTCACTTGCCTGTGGCGAGGAAGGGGATGGGCGCATGAGTGAGGTGGATGACATCCTTGATGCTCTGCGTCTGCTCTCGCTCGGACCTGTTCTTAAAGGACAGCATGTTCTGATTACCGCGGGTCCCACGCGTGAAGCGCTTGATCCCGTCCGTTTTGTGTCTAATCACAGTTCAGGCCGCATGGGCTACGCACTTGCGCGCGCCGCGCGCACAGCCGGTGCGCAGGTAACCCTCGTAAGTGGTTCCTGTTCCCTTCAGGCACCTCAGGGGGTAGATACGGTGCAGGTGGAGTCGGCGCAGCAGATGCTTGATGCCGTGATGCACCATCTTTACCCGGGAAGTCTTTTTATCGGATGTGCCGCGGTTGCTGATTATCAGCCACGAAGCGTACACGCGCAAAAAATGCCAAAATCCGCAGAGGGCAGCTTGACGCTTGAGATGCATGCGACCCCGGATATTATCGCGAGCGTTGCGGCTGTGGGGCGCGCGGCATGCGTAGTCGGATTTGCCGCGCAAACGCATGATGTGCTTGCATATGCGCGCAAAAAACGCCTGGCGAAAGGGCTTGATGTCATTATTGCCAATCAGGTAGGTGAAGGCATGGGCTTTGGTGCCGCTGGCAACGCGGTAACCATTATCGACAATGCTCGCGAAATTGCGCTTCCCCATACCCACAAAACCCGTCTTGCGGGTGAGATTATTGCAATCCTTGCGACAAGGCTTCAAAATGACGCCCTTAATCTCCAGGGGGAGTCGCATGCAATACCCGATACAGCTGAAAATCCTTGA
- a CDS encoding GNAT family N-acetyltransferase has product MERCTILPFDALTTRQLYALLALRSRVFVVEQSCVYLDPDGLDESAMHLLYEQDGELVGYARMLAFPHGEGMSFGRLVTDPRLRGGGIGRRLVDTALTWLATEHPEAPVRITAQIYLKDFYASFGFAAEGEPFDMDGIIHLQMVKHS; this is encoded by the coding sequence ATGGAACGATGCACCATTCTTCCCTTTGATGCCCTGACCACCCGCCAACTCTATGCACTGCTTGCGCTGCGAAGCCGTGTCTTTGTCGTGGAGCAGTCTTGCGTGTATCTTGACCCTGATGGCCTTGATGAAAGCGCCATGCACCTTCTTTATGAGCAGGATGGAGAGCTTGTGGGGTATGCTCGAATGCTTGCTTTTCCACACGGCGAGGGCATGAGCTTCGGGCGTCTGGTTACCGACCCGCGGCTGCGCGGCGGCGGCATTGGCAGGAGGCTCGTTGATACCGCACTCACCTGGCTTGCCACAGAACATCCAGAGGCGCCTGTTCGCATTACCGCGCAGATTTATCTGAAAGATTTTTACGCATCTTTTGGTTTTGCTGCAGAAGGCGAGCCCTTCGACATGGACGGCATTATCCACCTGCAGATGGTTAAGCACTCATGA
- the rdgB gene encoding RdgB/HAM1 family non-canonical purine NTP pyrophosphatase, with protein sequence MHEIILATGNAGKVAELQALLAPIDCIPQKNLGINDVPETGMSFIENALIKARHASSEAQRPALADDSGLVVPALEGAPGIFSARFAGPGATDAENIALLLERMHLLKGDARAAFFYCAIVIVRHANDPTPLVATGVLHGMIADTPRGTHGFGYDPVFMVPGHHLTAAELAPGVKNTISHRARALLELQRLMTDHPL encoded by the coding sequence ATGCATGAAATTATTCTCGCAACCGGCAATGCCGGCAAGGTGGCGGAGCTGCAGGCGCTGCTGGCCCCCATTGATTGTATCCCGCAAAAGAATCTTGGCATAAATGACGTCCCGGAAACCGGGATGAGCTTTATTGAAAATGCGCTCATTAAGGCGCGACATGCCAGCAGCGAAGCACAAAGACCCGCACTTGCTGATGACTCCGGTCTTGTAGTGCCGGCGCTTGAAGGTGCACCGGGTATTTTTTCCGCGCGTTTTGCCGGACCCGGCGCCACTGACGCTGAGAATATCGCGCTGCTTCTTGAACGCATGCACCTGCTGAAGGGCGATGCGCGTGCCGCCTTTTTTTACTGTGCCATCGTTATCGTGCGACACGCTAATGACCCCACTCCGCTGGTGGCAACGGGCGTGCTGCACGGGATGATTGCAGATACCCCGCGTGGTACGCATGGCTTTGGCTACGACCCGGTTTTCATGGTTCCCGGACACCATCTTACTGCCGCCGAACTTGCGCCCGGTGTAAAAAACACTATCAGCCACCGTGCACGTGCACTCCTCGAACTGCAGCGGCTGATGACCGACCATCCTTTGTGA
- a CDS encoding APC family permease, protein MSNKKHALSVFSLIMITVGSVDSIRNLPATALFGSQLIVFFTLGALFFLIPTALVSAELASGWPRAGGIYIWVREALGKRVGFLAIWLQWIENVIWYPTILSFVAGSIGYLFNPALADNPVFLWAVIVASFWGATLVNLRGMQSSAFFSNLCAISGLLLPMGLIIGLGMAWIIGGNPSQVAFTLKAASPQWHDKSLWVSLTAIMMSFCGIEIATVHANDVRDPQRAFPRALVISVVIILSTLVLGSLAIAVVLPKADINLVAGIMQAFDAFFARYHMSWMMPVIAVMLVLGGLGGVSNWIIAPTRGLLVAAQDGNLPAGFQRRNRREAPVVMLVGQAVIVTLLSTLFLFMPSVNGSYWLLTALAAQLYMLMYMLMFVAAVVLRVKLPHHPRAFRIPGGLLGMCMVAGIGMIGTLATLIVSFMPPEGINVGSLLRYELTLICGLFVMCLPPFVATLRASWRREALVGTA, encoded by the coding sequence ATGAGTAATAAAAAGCATGCATTGAGTGTTTTCAGCCTCATCATGATTACGGTCGGCTCGGTTGACAGTATCCGAAACCTGCCGGCAACAGCACTATTTGGCAGTCAGCTGATTGTGTTTTTTACCCTTGGTGCGCTGTTTTTTCTTATTCCAACCGCGCTGGTTTCAGCAGAACTGGCATCTGGCTGGCCACGGGCGGGCGGCATTTATATCTGGGTGCGGGAAGCACTTGGCAAACGTGTCGGGTTCCTCGCCATCTGGCTGCAGTGGATTGAAAACGTTATCTGGTATCCCACTATCCTGTCGTTTGTTGCGGGCTCCATTGGCTATTTGTTTAATCCCGCACTCGCGGATAATCCTGTGTTTCTGTGGGCGGTGATTGTCGCATCATTCTGGGGGGCGACGCTTGTTAATCTCCGCGGGATGCAGTCTTCCGCATTTTTCAGCAACCTCTGTGCTATTTCAGGGCTGCTGTTGCCGATGGGCCTCATTATCGGGCTTGGAATGGCGTGGATTATCGGTGGAAATCCTTCTCAGGTGGCATTTACACTGAAAGCCGCATCGCCGCAATGGCATGATAAGTCACTCTGGGTTTCGCTTACGGCAATTATGATGTCTTTTTGCGGGATTGAAATTGCGACAGTTCATGCCAATGATGTGCGCGATCCGCAACGCGCTTTTCCGCGCGCACTGGTTATTTCGGTGGTCATTATTCTCAGTACACTGGTTCTGGGTTCGCTGGCCATCGCCGTGGTGTTGCCTAAAGCGGATATCAATCTCGTGGCTGGTATCATGCAGGCGTTTGATGCGTTTTTTGCGCGCTACCACATGAGCTGGATGATGCCGGTTATTGCGGTGATGCTGGTGCTGGGTGGCCTTGGTGGCGTCAGCAACTGGATAATCGCCCCCACCCGCGGCCTGCTTGTCGCGGCTCAAGATGGTAATCTGCCTGCAGGTTTTCAACGCCGAAACCGCCGGGAAGCACCAGTCGTCATGCTGGTTGGACAGGCGGTGATTGTCACTCTGCTCTCAACCCTTTTCCTCTTTATGCCAAGCGTAAACGGCTCCTACTGGCTGTTGACGGCACTCGCGGCACAGCTGTACATGCTGATGTACATGCTGATGTTTGTAGCGGCCGTGGTGTTACGCGTCAAACTGCCGCACCATCCTCGTGCTTTTCGCATTCCAGGCGGGCTTTTGGGAATGTGCATGGTGGCCGGTATCGGCATGATAGGTACGCTTGCGACCCTTATCGTCAGTTTCATGCCGCCGGAAGGCATTAACGTTGGCAGCCTGCTGCGCTATGAGTTGACGCTTATCTGTGGCCTTTTCGTAATGTGCCTGCCGCCGTTTGTTGCCACTTTGCGTGCGTCCTGGCGGCGTGAGGCGCTGGTTGGAACAGCCTGA
- a CDS encoding DEAD/DEAH box helicase, with amino-acid sequence MNFQDLSLATPLLDAVKAQGYETPSPIQQKAIPVVLNGDDLLASAQTGTGKTAGFVLPILHQLLEKPRAGSNQTLALILTPTRELAAQVHEDVRQCAQFTKIRSAVVFGGVNINPQMLKLRSGVEILVATPGRLLDLVRQNAIRLDAVKTFVLDEADRMLDMGFIHDIRRVMALLPKRRQNLLFSATFSPEIRALAKSFLHQPVEVSVTPPNSTVDKIKQTIHPVDKAQKAALLCHLAHSQQWRQALIFSRTKHGANKLVKILAGHNIEAAAIHGNKSQSQRTQALDAFKTGKIRLLVATDIAARGIDIDQLPIVVNFDLPQVPEDYVHRIGRTGRAGSSGVALSLVSADEANLLHAIEKITKKRLNRVEIDDFEPEHRLPEHIAPAARSSQGPRRQSAGRRR; translated from the coding sequence ATGAATTTTCAAGATTTATCACTGGCCACCCCTTTGCTTGACGCGGTAAAGGCGCAAGGCTACGAAACTCCATCACCCATTCAGCAAAAGGCCATACCGGTAGTGCTTAATGGTGACGATTTACTGGCTTCCGCGCAAACCGGAACTGGAAAGACCGCGGGCTTTGTGCTGCCCATTCTGCATCAACTGCTCGAAAAGCCGCGTGCAGGCAGCAATCAGACCCTGGCACTTATCCTCACTCCAACGCGCGAACTGGCAGCCCAGGTGCATGAGGATGTGCGACAGTGTGCACAATTTACCAAAATTCGCAGCGCGGTAGTTTTTGGCGGGGTTAATATCAACCCGCAAATGCTGAAGTTGCGCTCAGGCGTTGAGATACTGGTAGCAACACCCGGACGCCTGCTTGATTTGGTGCGCCAGAACGCGATACGCCTTGATGCGGTAAAGACGTTTGTGCTGGATGAAGCCGACAGAATGCTTGATATGGGATTTATCCATGATATCCGCCGCGTCATGGCACTGCTGCCTAAACGCCGCCAGAACCTGCTTTTTTCAGCAACATTTTCTCCAGAAATTCGCGCGCTTGCGAAATCGTTTCTGCATCAACCGGTAGAAGTATCTGTCACCCCGCCTAACAGCACCGTTGACAAAATCAAGCAAACCATTCACCCGGTTGATAAAGCGCAAAAAGCCGCCCTGCTCTGCCACCTTGCTCACAGCCAGCAATGGAGACAAGCATTGATTTTTTCACGTACTAAACACGGCGCGAACAAACTCGTAAAAATTCTCGCAGGACACAACATCGAAGCTGCTGCCATTCATGGCAACAAGAGTCAATCCCAGCGCACGCAGGCACTCGATGCCTTTAAGACCGGTAAAATTCGCCTCCTGGTCGCAACCGACATTGCCGCACGCGGCATTGACATCGACCAGCTGCCAATCGTGGTCAATTTTGATTTGCCGCAGGTGCCCGAAGATTACGTGCACCGCATCGGACGTACGGGCCGCGCCGGCAGTTCTGGCGTTGCTCTCTCGCTTGTCAGTGCGGATGAGGCCAATCTGTTGCATGCGATTGAAAAAATCACCAAAAAACGCCTGAATCGGGTAGAAATAGATGATTTTGAGCCTGAGCACCGTCTTCCTGAGCACATAGCACCTGCCGCGCGCTCCTCCCAGGGGCCCCGCAGACAATCTGCCGGCAGACGCAGATAA
- a CDS encoding IS982 family transposase has protein sequence MPVEDFIISTFCLIDSLYKKAVITKLRTRGFAPRLSDPEVITIELVGEFLGLDTDKAIWSYFKRHWQNWFPGLGDRTSFARQSAKLWAVKQSIQKLLAGKLGTFNDSLHMSDGFPLPICHFRRANFSRLFSEAAAYGYCASKNERYYGFKGNLLIDSQGVITAITVTQANIDERESVWDNLDNVQGMIIADKGLIGQDFQEQIRQHTNVTLQTPLRSNMTDPRGSDFSKWLVSTRRLVETVIGQLTERFHIQKVRARDLWHLTSRIGRKTLAHTIGCFLNHKRGAKLTQFDGLVAPL, from the coding sequence GTGCCGGTTGAGGATTTTATCATTAGTACTTTTTGTTTGATAGATTCCCTTTACAAAAAGGCCGTTATCACAAAGTTGAGAACCCGAGGCTTTGCACCCAGGCTCTCCGATCCCGAGGTGATCACGATAGAGCTGGTTGGCGAGTTTCTCGGGCTTGATACCGATAAGGCAATTTGGTCATATTTCAAGCGACACTGGCAGAATTGGTTTCCCGGGCTTGGAGACAGGACGAGCTTCGCCAGGCAATCAGCCAAGTTGTGGGCCGTTAAGCAAAGCATTCAAAAATTGCTGGCCGGGAAACTGGGTACCTTCAATGACTCACTCCATATGTCTGACGGATTTCCTTTGCCAATTTGTCACTTCAGGCGCGCTAACTTTTCCCGGTTGTTCTCAGAGGCCGCCGCTTATGGCTACTGCGCCTCAAAAAATGAGCGCTATTATGGGTTCAAGGGCAATCTGTTGATTGACTCACAAGGCGTCATTACCGCCATAACCGTCACACAGGCAAACATTGATGAACGAGAGTCCGTCTGGGATAATCTCGACAACGTACAGGGCATGATTATTGCTGATAAGGGATTGATAGGCCAAGATTTTCAGGAACAAATCCGACAACATACGAATGTTACCCTGCAAACGCCTCTGCGCTCCAATATGACAGACCCACGCGGCTCAGATTTTAGCAAGTGGCTCGTATCTACCCGCAGATTGGTTGAAACGGTGATTGGGCAACTGACAGAGCGCTTTCATATTCAAAAAGTCAGGGCTCGCGACCTCTGGCACCTGACCAGCAGAATCGGACGAAAAACCTTGGCGCATACAATTGGATGCTTTCTTAATCACAAGCGAGGGGCAAAATTAACCCAGTTTGATGGACTTGTCGCCCCGTTGTAA